A part of Treponema sp. Marseille-Q3903 genomic DNA contains:
- a CDS encoding outer membrane lipoprotein-sorting protein — translation MKKILSLLFVFSILTSVFANASDIDSERAYKIMESTEDILAYNGDYSATLSLIIEKPGKPKSNLQYKIFERTHKNLMTMVQLFPEADKGIGYLRDGDNIWSYDPIGRKFSHTSIKEALGDSNVNLDDVEQNKTRWRNNYDVEAIESGKLGKFDVDIITLKAKTTEPSYAKVKYYVRKDVTLILKEEDFSGSDRLMRTILFPKYAKVPAGYVAMQAIIRDELNVGEQTTQIVSDLTFDTLPNKIFTKAYLEGLN, via the coding sequence ATGAAAAAAATATTATCGTTACTATTTGTGTTTTCAATTCTCACATCAGTTTTTGCAAATGCATCAGATATTGATTCAGAGCGCGCATATAAGATTATGGAGTCTACAGAAGATATCCTCGCTTACAACGGCGATTATTCTGCGACACTTTCGCTCATAATTGAAAAGCCCGGCAAACCAAAATCAAATCTTCAGTACAAGATTTTTGAGCGCACACACAAAAACTTGATGACAATGGTTCAGCTTTTCCCTGAAGCAGATAAAGGGATAGGATATCTTCGCGATGGAGACAACATCTGGTCTTATGATCCAATCGGTCGTAAATTTTCACATACTTCCATAAAAGAAGCGCTCGGCGACTCAAATGTAAACTTAGACGACGTTGAGCAGAACAAAACTAGGTGGCGAAATAATTACGATGTTGAGGCGATTGAAAGTGGAAAACTTGGCAAATTCGATGTAGATATCATCACTTTGAAAGCTAAGACTACAGAGCCTTCTTATGCTAAAGTAAAATATTATGTCAGAAAGGATGTTACTCTTATTTTAAAAGAGGAAGATTTTTCCGGCTCAGACAGATTGATGCGCACAATTCTCTTTCCAAAATACGCAAAAGTTCCTGCAGGTTATGTTGCAATGCAGGCGATCATACGCGATGAGTTAAACGTTGGAGAGCAGACAACTCAGATTGTCTCTGATTTGACTTTTGACACATTGCCAAACAAGATTTTTACAAAAGCGTATCTTGAAGGATTGAACTAG
- a CDS encoding MBL fold metallo-hydrolase has product MEIQVIQTGILGVNTLIVPVEQGKCFVVDPAACKLSGDETKIVDFIKSKNLDCVGIVLTHTHFDHITGIKQVKQSFPNALIYVHKSEEAELINPPGPMNRAVLGSFGMSDLLDVVSEQPHCDVTVKDGDIIFEWKVIHTPGHTPGSICLYKSDFVCDTESKKTESVLISGDTLFDYGGYGRTDMLGGDDIKMRQSLAKLYKIIPSGTLVYPGHDSFGFRMAAM; this is encoded by the coding sequence ATGGAAATTCAAGTAATTCAGACAGGAATTCTCGGCGTGAACACTCTGATTGTTCCTGTTGAGCAAGGAAAATGCTTTGTAGTCGATCCCGCCGCATGCAAACTCTCAGGTGATGAAACAAAAATCGTTGATTTTATCAAATCTAAAAATCTTGATTGTGTTGGAATCGTCCTAACTCACACTCATTTTGACCATATAACAGGCATCAAGCAAGTGAAACAGTCTTTCCCGAATGCATTGATATACGTTCATAAATCGGAAGAAGCCGAGTTGATAAATCCGCCTGGACCAATGAACAGGGCTGTTTTGGGCAGCTTTGGAATGTCTGATTTGCTGGATGTCGTTTCAGAGCAGCCGCATTGTGATGTAACTGTGAAAGACGGCGACATCATTTTTGAATGGAAAGTTATTCACACACCGGGGCACACTCCAGGTTCAATCTGTCTGTATAAAAGTGATTTTGTCTGCGATACCGAATCAAAGAAAACTGAGAGCGTTTTAATCTCAGGCGACACTTTGTTTGATTACGGTGGATACGGACGAACGGATATGCTTGGAGGTGATGATATAAAAATGCGTCAAAGCCTCGCAAAACTTTACAAAATTATTCCTTCCGGCACTCTTGTTTACCCTGGTCATGATTCGTTCGGGTTTAGAATGGCTGCCATGTAG
- a CDS encoding late competence development ComFB family protein gives MNVHNLMEDIVIKSVNKIYDTIKESGAAWLSCDCENCRLDTVSYVLNRIPPKYVISGRGVTYAADTIYSQQMAADIDSLALEGIRIVSNTKRPFHTHDRKECTVEGDSKPAFNFSTFMGSILDGTTFEPVTGATLLLKLDGKQVEMADKTWSNPYTTVKSTKGKYSFWVKSISADKAGISKTFHFSLEVKAPNYEPFVYHFEIPLISEPGTRNELDSTYSLKLKDLVLFK, from the coding sequence ATGAACGTACATAACTTGATGGAAGACATTGTTATTAAATCTGTAAATAAAATTTATGATACAATCAAAGAAAGTGGGGCAGCGTGGCTCAGTTGCGACTGCGAAAACTGCCGTCTTGATACAGTAAGTTATGTATTAAACAGAATTCCGCCTAAATATGTAATTTCAGGTCGAGGTGTAACATACGCAGCCGATACGATTTACAGCCAGCAGATGGCAGCAGATATAGATTCCCTTGCTCTTGAAGGAATCAGAATTGTAAGCAACACAAAGCGCCCGTTCCACACACATGACAGAAAAGAATGCACTGTTGAAGGGGATTCAAAGCCGGCGTTCAATTTTTCAACATTCATGGGAAGCATTCTTGACGGAACAACTTTTGAACCTGTTACCGGGGCAACGCTGCTCCTTAAGTTAGATGGCAAACAAGTAGAGATGGCAGACAAAACATGGTCAAACCCATATACGACAGTAAAAAGCACAAAAGGAAAATATTCTTTCTGGGTAAAATCTATCAGTGCGGATAAAGCGGGAATCTCAAAAACTTTTCACTTTTCACTTGAAGTAAAGGCGCCGAATTACGAGCCTTTTGTATATCATTTTGAAATTCCTCTGATAAGCGAACCTGGTACGCGAAATGAATTGGATTCAACTTATTCGTTGAAATTAAAAGATTTGGTCTTATTCAAATAA
- a CDS encoding Na/Pi cotransporter family protein: MNIVKLILELIGGLGFLLYGMKLMSDGVQKSAGERLQRALSVLTGNRFMSLLTGLFITMIIQSSGATTVMVVTFVNVGLMTLSQSVGVIFGANIGTTITSWIVSIFGFNFKISTFVIPLFGFGYLFSIFKKGRWKNISEAIMGFAMLFLGISGLSSVFTYENLGWLLKIQGTGPLAILLGFLIGIIITALLHSSSAFSAIVITMAYNKLVSWELAAAMTLGSNLGSTIDAVLASIKTNADAKRSASIHVMFNVFGTFFALLFFEQFLNLVVLLTPGGVNSNIAIRISMLHTVFKMLSTLALFPLQSLLVALSKKIIKDDKESTSSTYRLEFTELVTKDSAAIHIIQAEKAIADMTDVVTDMFDKIQIGIMKRDRKFIEEYEEASERAENYVDQMHEQITRYLIKCESLQLTEKQLNHVSNMIQIVDELENMSDSCYATVMLIVRSIQKKMKFQQDDMERLLPYIELARQFLQFIRININKHITPEKLELARELEDGIDAFRKDLKKVARKRLESGADVKSELLYIDLVRTIEHIGDNCFNISEVLVNI, encoded by the coding sequence ATGAATATCGTAAAACTTATATTAGAACTGATAGGCGGTCTTGGCTTTCTCCTTTATGGGATGAAATTGATGAGTGACGGTGTTCAAAAAAGTGCCGGTGAACGTTTACAGAGAGCACTTTCTGTTCTAACAGGCAACCGTTTCATGTCGCTTTTAACAGGACTCTTTATTACAATGATAATTCAGTCATCAGGTGCAACAACTGTTATGGTTGTAACTTTTGTCAATGTGGGCTTGATGACTTTATCACAATCTGTAGGTGTTATTTTTGGTGCGAATATCGGTACTACAATCACCTCATGGATTGTCTCTATCTTCGGATTCAACTTCAAAATCTCAACTTTTGTAATTCCTCTGTTTGGATTTGGGTATCTTTTTTCAATTTTTAAGAAAGGAAGATGGAAAAATATTTCCGAAGCTATAATGGGATTTGCCATGCTTTTCTTGGGAATAAGTGGGCTGTCTTCTGTATTTACGTACGAAAATCTTGGCTGGTTGTTAAAGATTCAAGGCACCGGACCGTTGGCAATTCTTCTTGGGTTTTTAATCGGTATCATAATCACAGCTTTGCTTCATTCTTCTTCAGCATTTTCTGCTATTGTAATAACGATGGCTTACAATAAATTGGTTTCTTGGGAACTTGCTGCAGCGATGACATTGGGAAGCAACCTCGGTTCTACAATAGATGCAGTCCTTGCTTCGATTAAGACAAATGCAGATGCAAAACGTTCTGCATCTATTCATGTTATGTTCAATGTGTTTGGAACTTTCTTTGCACTTCTTTTCTTTGAGCAATTTTTGAACCTTGTAGTTTTGTTGACTCCCGGCGGAGTTAATTCAAACATCGCTATCCGCATTTCAATGCTTCACACAGTATTTAAAATGCTTTCAACGCTCGCTTTATTTCCGTTGCAGTCACTTCTCGTTGCTCTTTCAAAAAAGATTATCAAAGATGACAAAGAATCTACTTCTTCTACATATAGGCTCGAATTCACTGAGCTTGTCACAAAGGATAGTGCCGCAATTCACATAATTCAGGCAGAAAAAGCGATTGCCGATATGACAGATGTCGTGACAGATATGTTCGACAAAATTCAGATTGGAATTATGAAACGCGATCGAAAATTTATTGAAGAGTACGAGGAAGCGAGCGAGCGTGCAGAAAATTATGTCGATCAGATGCATGAGCAAATTACTCGTTATTTAATAAAATGTGAATCTTTGCAGCTGACTGAAAAACAGCTCAATCATGTTTCAAATATGATTCAGATTGTAGATGAGCTTGAAAATATGAGCGACAGTTGTTATGCTACAGTCATGCTGATTGTCCGCAGCATTCAGAAGAAGATGAAGTTCCAGCAGGATGATATGGAACGCCTTTTACCTTATATAGAATTAGCCCGACAATTCCTTCAGTTTATAAGAATCAATATCAACAAACACATCACGCCTGAAAAGCTTGAACTAGCACGCGAACTCGAAGACGGAATCGACGCATTCAGAAAAGACCTTAAAAAAGTTGCCCGCAAACGGCTTGAGAGCGGTGCAGATGTCAAATCTGAACTTTTGTATATCGACCTAGTTCGTACAATTGAACATATCGGTGACAACTGTTTTAACATTTCGGAAGTGCTTGTAAATATTTAG
- a CDS encoding ATP-dependent Clp protease proteolytic subunit, with product MKTKSIYEVPLCDDEEEKTPKTPDPFSEKFLKTRQIILTGEINKELADSIVRQFLILDSEQTKPIYMYIDSPGGDVDAGFAIYDIIRFVKSPVYLIGMGLIASAATLVLLAVDKENRLGLPNSRYLIHQPLGGMRGVATDIEIYAKDMEKIRAKLNKIISDATGTKLEQVTKDTDRDFWLDADESVKYGLISKIVTKCTDLPK from the coding sequence ATGAAAACAAAATCAATTTACGAAGTTCCTCTTTGTGATGATGAGGAAGAAAAAACTCCAAAAACACCTGATCCATTTTCAGAAAAGTTTTTAAAAACACGCCAGATTATTCTCACAGGAGAAATAAATAAGGAACTCGCTGATTCAATCGTACGTCAGTTTTTGATCCTTGATTCGGAACAAACTAAACCGATTTATATGTATATCGATTCTCCAGGAGGAGATGTAGATGCAGGATTCGCAATTTATGATATTATTCGTTTTGTAAAGTCTCCTGTATACCTGATTGGTATGGGATTGATAGCTTCTGCCGCAACTCTTGTTTTGCTTGCTGTTGATAAAGAAAACAGGCTCGGGCTTCCAAACAGCCGCTATCTTATTCATCAGCCGCTCGGTGGAATGCGTGGAGTTGCAACCGATATTGAAATTTATGCGAAAGATATGGAAAAAATCCGCGCAAAACTGAACAAGATTATTTCAGATGCAACCGGAACAAAACTTGAGCAAGTTACAAAAGATACTGATCGCGATTTTTGGCTCGATGCAGATGAATCTGTAAAATATGGACTTATAAGTAAAATTGTCACAAAGTGCACAGATTTGCCAAAATAA
- a CDS encoding DUF6171 family protein: protein MDKIICPVCDNKASLASMDMTPQLVEELAAHEQIFDYVGESCYNERLKICNNCSELIGGMTCAVCGCFVHFRARHKTSICIKGKW from the coding sequence ATGGATAAGATTATCTGCCCTGTCTGTGACAATAAAGCATCGCTCGCCTCAATGGACATGACTCCTCAGCTAGTAGAAGAGCTTGCCGCTCATGAACAGATTTTTGATTATGTAGGCGAATCTTGTTACAACGAGCGGCTCAAAATCTGTAACAATTGTTCAGAGCTTATTGGAGGAATGACATGTGCGGTCTGCGGTTGTTTTGTCCATTTTAGAGCAAGGCATAAGACATCAATCTGTATAAAAGGAAAATGGTAA
- a CDS encoding YfcE family phosphodiesterase, with amino-acid sequence MEFTQRIDGLIGEEKYIKMLETKDLSRLLVVSDSHGETPALKSIIKNFGKTCDALIFCGDGLCDIARILNNYNLDEELKNSIPHVIALVRGNCDPSSYPVTKEFFITAPDSQALKVNGQNIMIFHGHKEGVKYGINALDFAKRDENCKTFFYGHTHVARELHKGDFTFINPGSCSYPRSGQPPSFAIATVGKTFISTSFIKINYESADKRFSTWQPF; translated from the coding sequence ATGGAATTCACACAGAGAATTGATGGCTTAATTGGCGAAGAAAAATATATCAAAATGCTTGAGACTAAAGACCTCTCTCGTCTGCTTGTTGTTTCTGATTCACACGGAGAAACTCCGGCTCTAAAATCAATAATCAAAAACTTTGGAAAAACTTGCGACGCACTTATTTTTTGCGGAGATGGACTGTGCGATATTGCGCGCATATTAAACAACTACAATTTAGATGAAGAATTAAAAAACAGCATTCCTCATGTCATCGCACTTGTAAGGGGAAACTGCGACCCAAGTTCCTACCCTGTCACAAAAGAATTTTTCATAACTGCCCCAGACTCGCAGGCTCTAAAAGTAAACGGTCAAAATATTATGATTTTTCACGGTCACAAAGAAGGCGTCAAATACGGAATCAACGCTTTGGACTTTGCGAAAAGAGATGAAAACTGTAAAACTTTTTTTTACGGGCACACACACGTTGCAAGAGAATTGCACAAAGGTGATTTTACTTTTATAAATCCCGGAAGCTGCTCATATCCTCGTTCAGGCCAACCGCCAAGTTTTGCAATTGCAACTGTCGGAAAAACGTTTATCTCAACTTCATTTATAAAAATTAACTATGAAAGTGCAGATAAAAGATTTTCTACATGGCAGCCATTCTAA
- the ilvC gene encoding ketol-acid reductoisomerase, translated as MGENYFNKITWRQARLQLGRCRSMAKEEFSDGVNVLKGKKIVIVGCGAQGLNQGLCLRDSGLDVSYALRESAISEKRQSWKNAVENGFRVGTYDEIIPTADFVGNLTPDKQHSAVISEIMKLMKKGAALWYSHGFNLIEEGMQIRPDITVVMCAPKGPGTEVWHEFQRGFGVPDLIAVHPDNDPEKKGWAYAKALAVGMGGTKAGVLESSFIAEVKSDLMGEQTILCGMLQAGTIVCFDKMIEEGISPEYATKLLMHGWNVISEALKWGGITNMMDRLSNPAKIKANELSKEIKKILTPLYQKHMDDIISGEFSRIMMKDWANGDKDLLSWREDTGKLPFESAKETSEEISEQEYFDKGILMVAMVKAGCELAFETMVDAGIKPESAYYESLHEVPLIANLIDRKRLYEMNRVISDTAEYGCYLFSRVAVPIMEKELMPNLHADVVGKGLSLKDNSVNNAELVKVNDEIRNHPIEIVGKRLRDYMTAMKAII; from the coding sequence ATGGGTGAAAATTACTTCAACAAAATCACATGGCGCCAAGCTCGCCTTCAGTTGGGACGCTGCCGTTCTATGGCAAAAGAAGAGTTTTCAGATGGCGTAAACGTCCTTAAAGGTAAAAAAATTGTAATCGTCGGATGCGGTGCACAGGGATTGAATCAAGGGCTTTGTCTTCGTGATTCAGGGCTCGATGTCAGTTATGCTCTCAGAGAGTCTGCAATTTCGGAAAAACGTCAATCTTGGAAAAATGCTGTAGAAAATGGATTTAGAGTTGGGACTTATGATGAAATAATTCCGACTGCTGATTTTGTCGGAAATCTCACTCCTGATAAACAACACTCTGCTGTGATTTCAGAAATAATGAAGCTGATGAAAAAAGGCGCTGCGTTGTGGTACTCACACGGTTTTAATTTGATTGAAGAAGGAATGCAGATTCGCCCTGATATAACTGTCGTGATGTGTGCTCCAAAGGGACCGGGAACAGAAGTTTGGCATGAATTCCAAAGGGGATTTGGAGTTCCGGACCTTATCGCTGTTCATCCTGACAACGATCCGGAAAAAAAAGGCTGGGCTTATGCGAAAGCTCTTGCAGTTGGAATGGGCGGCACTAAAGCCGGCGTGCTTGAATCTTCGTTTATTGCGGAAGTAAAATCAGACTTGATGGGAGAACAGACAATTCTCTGCGGCATGCTCCAAGCCGGCACAATAGTTTGCTTTGACAAAATGATTGAAGAAGGAATAAGCCCTGAATATGCGACAAAATTGCTGATGCACGGATGGAACGTAATTTCCGAAGCTCTCAAATGGGGTGGAATCACAAACATGATGGACAGGCTTTCTAATCCTGCAAAAATCAAAGCTAACGAACTTTCAAAAGAAATCAAAAAAATCCTGACTCCGCTTTACCAAAAGCACATGGATGACATAATCTCAGGCGAATTCTCAAGAATAATGATGAAAGATTGGGCAAACGGCGACAAAGATTTGCTTTCATGGCGCGAAGATACTGGAAAACTCCCGTTTGAGTCTGCAAAAGAAACATCCGAAGAAATTTCCGAGCAGGAATATTTTGACAAAGGGATTTTGATGGTTGCGATGGTAAAAGCCGGCTGTGAGCTCGCATTTGAAACAATGGTTGATGCGGGAATTAAACCTGAATCGGCTTATTACGAATCGCTTCACGAAGTTCCGCTTATTGCAAACTTAATCGACAGAAAGCGTCTTTATGAAATGAACAGAGTTATTTCCGATACGGCAGAATATGGCTGTTATTTGTTCAGCAGAGTTGCCGTTCCTATCATGGAAAAAGAGCTGATGCCAAATCTCCATGCAGACGTTGTAGGAAAAGGATTGAGCCTCAAAGACAATTCTGTAAACAACGCAGAACTTGTAAAAGTAAACGACGAAATCAGAAATCATCCGATTGAAATAGTTGGAAAAAGATTGCGCGATTACATGACCGCGATGAAAGCTATAATTTAA
- a CDS encoding DbpA RNA binding domain-containing protein yields MMSFNHEFEINENQLAEYLQQATERVRTTENVDILADLNKLFKKNVPLTVRKYVIAYMLKESLKRYRSFGGSSRDNGDRDERNRRNARKDRNNRNNRQEFKTARADRQTETESFADETQEERPRHPRVEIPESEATSIFISIGKNRRVYPRDLVGILIAIAGIDRERIGDIKVLANYSFVQLYTSDAQTAIDKLNGYDYRGRKLAVSYSHQKLDDDEADGTENTGNQTSESDMQHSSSNGEGISESDMSAEDAAAYMAAEKAAADKEPFGV; encoded by the coding sequence ATGATGTCATTTAATCATGAATTTGAAATTAATGAAAATCAGTTAGCTGAGTATCTTCAGCAGGCAACAGAGAGAGTTAGAACAACAGAAAATGTAGACATTCTTGCAGACTTGAATAAACTTTTTAAGAAGAATGTTCCTTTAACTGTGAGAAAGTATGTCATTGCATACATGTTAAAAGAATCTTTAAAACGTTACCGTTCATTCGGAGGCAGCAGTCGCGATAACGGGGACCGCGATGAACGAAACAGACGAAATGCCCGCAAGGATAGAAACAATCGCAACAATCGTCAAGAATTTAAAACTGCACGTGCCGACCGCCAGACAGAGACAGAATCATTTGCAGACGAAACTCAGGAAGAAAGACCTCGCCATCCACGTGTAGAGATTCCTGAATCTGAAGCAACATCGATTTTTATAAGCATCGGTAAAAACCGCAGAGTCTATCCGCGTGACCTTGTTGGAATTCTTATAGCAATTGCAGGCATCGACCGCGAGAGAATCGGAGATATCAAAGTTTTAGCTAATTATTCATTTGTTCAGCTTTATACTTCGGACGCTCAGACAGCGATCGACAAATTAAACGGTTATGATTACAGAGGACGCAAGCTTGCAGTAAGCTACAGTCATCAAAAACTTGATGATGACGAAGCTGATGGAACTGAAAATACGGGAAATCAGACTTCAGAGTCTGATATGCAACACAGCAGTTCAAATGGCGAAGGTATTTCCGAATCGGATATGTCGGCAGAAGACGCAGCTGCGTATATGGCAGCCGAAAAAGCAGCCGCTGATAAGGAACCGTTCGGCGTATAA
- a CDS encoding alpha-N-arabinofuranosidase, giving the protein MDTVIVNADYDGKQISRDIYGHFSEHLGRCIYGGFWVGKNSDIPNINGYRKDVVEAFKEIDIPNLRWPGGCFADEYHWRDGVGACETRKRMINTHWGGVLEDNSFGTDEFFGLCEILGCKPYVNGNVGSGSVQEMSEWVEYITFGGESPISKLREKNGHKEPWKLPFFCVGNENWGCGGNMKPEYYADLYRRYQTYVRQYGATKIFKIACGPNTSDWNWTDVLMKEAGNFMDGLSLHHYTIEPDWSNKHTATGFDEKGWYIALKNASFMETLIRRHDEIMSKYDPEKRVALVVDEWGMWHAVEPETNPGFLYQQNTIRDALVAGITLNIFNNHCDRVRVANIAQAVNVLQSPVLTEGDKMIKTPTWYVFHMYKSHMDATHLTSSVASNEIGMDNARIISLTSSASYKRDVYTVTLTNASLRENKQVCVKLSGLSQKIKSAEATVLTADSMNSCNTFAQPDSVVEKKGTVKITSENEVEVTLPAMSVLQLTMTK; this is encoded by the coding sequence ATGGATACAGTTATTGTAAATGCCGATTACGACGGCAAACAAATTAGCCGCGATATTTACGGTCATTTTAGTGAGCACCTTGGACGCTGTATTTACGGCGGCTTTTGGGTTGGAAAAAATTCCGATATTCCGAATATCAACGGGTACAGAAAAGATGTTGTAGAAGCATTTAAAGAGATTGATATTCCAAATCTTCGCTGGCCGGGCGGATGTTTTGCTGATGAATACCATTGGCGTGATGGAGTCGGTGCTTGCGAAACACGAAAACGCATGATAAACACCCATTGGGGTGGAGTTTTAGAGGACAACAGCTTTGGGACAGACGAGTTTTTCGGATTGTGTGAAATTTTAGGCTGTAAACCATACGTAAACGGAAACGTTGGAAGCGGTTCTGTTCAAGAAATGTCTGAATGGGTTGAATACATAACATTTGGAGGCGAATCTCCTATCAGTAAGCTCCGAGAAAAAAATGGACATAAAGAACCGTGGAAACTTCCGTTTTTTTGCGTTGGAAATGAAAACTGGGGCTGCGGCGGAAACATGAAACCTGAATATTATGCAGATTTATACCGCCGTTATCAGACTTATGTACGTCAATATGGCGCAACAAAAATATTTAAGATTGCGTGCGGTCCAAACACTTCCGACTGGAACTGGACAGATGTCTTAATGAAAGAAGCTGGAAATTTTATGGACGGGCTCTCTCTTCATCATTATACGATTGAACCCGACTGGAGCAACAAACACACGGCGACAGGCTTTGATGAAAAAGGCTGGTATATTGCCCTCAAAAATGCATCTTTTATGGAAACGCTTATCAGGCGGCATGATGAGATTATGTCAAAATATGATCCCGAAAAACGTGTAGCACTTGTCGTTGACGAATGGGGAATGTGGCATGCTGTTGAACCGGAAACAAACCCGGGATTTCTCTATCAGCAAAATACTATCCGTGATGCTCTTGTGGCAGGAATTACGTTAAATATTTTTAACAATCACTGTGACCGCGTACGGGTTGCAAATATTGCACAAGCAGTAAATGTCCTTCAATCTCCTGTCCTTACTGAAGGCGATAAGATGATAAAGACTCCAACATGGTACGTTTTTCATATGTATAAATCGCACATGGATGCGACTCATCTCACGAGTTCTGTTGCCTCTAATGAAATCGGGATGGACAATGCTCGTATCATTTCGCTCACATCATCGGCTTCATACAAAAGAGATGTTTACACTGTAACTTTGACAAATGCGTCTCTAAGAGAAAACAAACAAGTTTGCGTAAAGCTGAGTGGTCTTTCCCAAAAAATTAAGTCGGCAGAAGCTACAGTTTTGACCGCCGATAGCATGAACAGCTGTAACACATTTGCGCAACCAGATAGTGTAGTTGAAAAAAAAGGAACTGTAAAAATCACTTCTGAGAATGAAGTCGAAGTTACATTGCCTGCAATGAGTGTTTTGCAACTGACGATGACAAAATAG
- a CDS encoding UPF0158 family protein has translation MIFELTDQLTDSIISAMENQDSSFVVDASANRLVEINAGISGERISVDNEKYYSLPEWDSADGFSVREDFVNHLNSPIARDELQNVLHSGRGVFRNFRNVIKNYPEVDKRWHIFKHRIMSARINDWYNSLREIWGLEKLDQLPESDETLVHDDFSFREYDSSDKETILLNIAADRNDDKELPSEVRDAIYRIWRTEFEAADCICQIGIVCRSLSDDFAGCITASPIIKNQEKIMIVTSLFVPEQFRGLGISTELISMCVTNIQKLEKKWILIPDFIIPDFLQPLLIRTGFKKTLSGYLLGEK, from the coding sequence ATGATTTTTGAACTGACTGATCAACTTACGGACAGCATTATCTCGGCGATGGAAAACCAAGATTCTTCATTTGTTGTAGATGCTTCTGCAAATCGGTTAGTGGAAATAAACGCCGGAATTTCGGGTGAAAGGATTTCGGTTGACAATGAAAAATATTACAGTTTGCCTGAATGGGATTCCGCAGACGGGTTTTCTGTTCGTGAAGATTTTGTAAATCATCTCAATTCGCCGATTGCGCGCGATGAATTGCAAAATGTTCTCCATTCAGGAAGAGGGGTGTTCAGAAATTTTAGAAATGTAATAAAAAATTATCCAGAAGTTGATAAACGATGGCACATTTTTAAGCACAGAATTATGTCAGCACGTATCAACGATTGGTACAATTCATTGCGTGAAATATGGGGATTGGAGAAACTTGATCAGTTGCCGGAATCAGATGAAACTCTTGTGCATGATGATTTTTCGTTTAGAGAATATGATTCTTCGGACAAAGAAACAATCCTTTTAAATATTGCCGCAGACAGAAATGACGATAAAGAACTGCCATCTGAAGTCAGAGATGCGATTTACAGAATATGGCGGACTGAGTTTGAAGCCGCAGACTGTATTTGCCAAATCGGTATTGTTTGCCGAAGTCTTTCAGATGATTTTGCAGGGTGTATAACAGCGTCGCCAATTATTAAAAATCAGGAAAAGATTATGATTGTCACAAGTCTTTTTGTTCCTGAACAATTTAGAGGGCTTGGAATAAGCACAGAACTTATTTCGATGTGCGTTACAAACATTCAAAAGCTCGAAAAGAAATGGATTTTAATTCCAGATTTTATTATTCCGGATTTTCTACAGCCGTTATTGATACGTACAGGTTTTAAGAAAACACTTTCCGGATATTTACTAGGAGAAAAATGA